One window from the genome of Pyramidobacter piscolens W5455 encodes:
- a CDS encoding SPFH domain-containing protein, whose amino-acid sequence MGLFKAIGGAMGDVLSDQWREYFYCDAMERDVLVERGYKRKGKRGNNKGGDNIISNGSIISVADGQCMIVVDQGKVVELCAEPGEFVYDTSSEPSIFSGGLGHGLKESFKTIGKRISFGGEAPKEQRVYYFNTKEIMGNRYGTANPVPFRVVDKNIGLDVEIDIRCNGEYSYRITNPMLFYANVCGNVNEVYTRDQIDSQLKTELLTALQPAFARISEMGVRYSSLPAHTMEMAKTLNDLLSEQWGALRGIEIVAFGINSVKASAEDEKRIKDLQMGAVLRNPEMMAAHLGQAQADAMRAAASNTATGPMFAFAGMNMASQAGGMNAANLFAMSAQQKAAQAAAEPAQTAAPAPAAGWKCSKCGHGDNRGKFCSECGAPQPAPASAEGWTCPTCGHVNKGKFCPECGARKPAGEPLYKCDKCGWEPRDPHHPPKFCPECGDPFDENDNVAR is encoded by the coding sequence ATGGGACTTTTCAAAGCGATCGGCGGCGCCATGGGAGACGTGCTTTCCGACCAGTGGCGCGAGTACTTTTACTGCGACGCGATGGAACGCGACGTGCTCGTCGAACGCGGCTACAAACGCAAGGGCAAGCGCGGCAACAACAAGGGCGGCGACAACATCATCAGCAACGGCTCGATCATCTCCGTGGCCGACGGCCAGTGCATGATCGTCGTCGATCAGGGAAAAGTCGTCGAACTCTGCGCCGAACCGGGCGAGTTCGTCTACGACACGTCCAGCGAGCCGAGCATCTTCTCCGGCGGCCTCGGGCACGGCCTCAAGGAAAGCTTCAAGACCATCGGCAAGCGCATTTCCTTCGGCGGCGAAGCGCCCAAGGAGCAGCGCGTCTATTACTTCAACACCAAGGAGATCATGGGCAACCGTTACGGCACGGCCAACCCCGTTCCGTTCCGCGTTGTCGACAAGAACATCGGCCTCGACGTGGAGATCGACATCCGCTGCAACGGCGAATATTCCTACCGCATCACCAATCCGATGCTGTTCTACGCCAACGTCTGCGGCAACGTGAACGAAGTTTACACGCGCGATCAGATCGACAGCCAGCTCAAGACCGAGCTGCTGACGGCGCTTCAGCCGGCGTTCGCCAGGATTTCCGAGATGGGCGTGCGTTACAGCTCGCTGCCGGCTCACACCATGGAAATGGCCAAGACGCTCAACGACCTGCTCTCCGAGCAGTGGGGCGCGCTGCGCGGCATCGAAATCGTGGCCTTCGGCATCAACTCCGTCAAGGCGTCCGCCGAGGACGAGAAACGGATCAAAGACCTGCAGATGGGCGCGGTGCTCCGCAATCCCGAGATGATGGCCGCCCATCTCGGCCAGGCGCAGGCCGACGCCATGCGCGCCGCCGCCTCCAACACGGCCACCGGGCCGATGTTCGCCTTCGCGGGCATGAACATGGCGTCTCAAGCCGGCGGCATGAACGCGGCCAACCTGTTCGCCATGAGCGCGCAGCAAAAGGCCGCTCAGGCGGCCGCCGAGCCCGCGCAGACCGCGGCGCCCGCTCCCGCCGCCGGATGGAAGTGCTCCAAGTGCGGGCACGGGGACAACCGCGGCAAATTCTGCTCCGAATGCGGCGCGCCCCAGCCCGCTCCGGCTTCGGCCGAAGGCTGGACCTGCCCGACCTGCGGCCACGTCAACAAGGGCAAGTTCTGCCCCGAATGCGGCGCCAGAAAGCCCGCCGGCGAACCTCTCTACAAGTGCGACAAGTGCGGCTGGGAACCCAGGGATCCCCATCATCCGCCCAAGTTCTGCCCCGAGTGCGGCGATCCCTTCGACGAAAACGACAACGTCGCCAGATAA